The window AAAATTTTATTTCCGATAATTGTTACGATAATTGTTATTCTGCTTATTCCGTCTTCATCACCGCTTATAGGAATGCTTATGCTCGGAAACCTTATAAAAGAATCGGGAGCAGTTCCCAACCTTGTGGAACATGCACGGGGAGCGATGCTGTATATTATAACAATATGTCTGGGAACAACTGTAGGCGCTACGGCAAATGCGGAAACGTTTTTGACATTTGCTACAATTAAGATTCTTCTTTTAGGGCTTTTTGCTTTTGCCTTCGGCACTATAGGAGGGGTTGTTTTCGGAAAATGTATGTGCAAACTTTCAGGCGGAAAGATAAATCCTATGATAGGGGCTGCCGGAGTAAGTGCGGTTCCGATGTCGGCAAGAGTTGTACAAAAACTCGGACAAGAAGAAAATCCTTCCAATTTTTTGCTTATGCATGCAATGGGTCCTAATGTAGCGGGAGTAATAGGGTCTGCCGTTGCGGCGGGAACCTTATTGGCAATATTCAAATAGAGGAGTAAATGTATGGAATTAAAATTGACAGCCTGTGCGGGAAGTACGGAAAAAAGCGATATTTTAATATCCGTGGAACCTTGTGAGCGGGGGATAGAATTATCTTTAACGAGCAAGGTTATGGGACAGTTCGGTGAAAATATCCGAAAAACCGTTTTGGAAACACTGGAAAAAATGTCGGTAAAAAATGCTAAAGTAGTTGCAGACGATAACGGAGCCATAGAAGCCGTAATAGAAAGCCGAGTGCAGACCGCCGTTTTACGAAGCTGTGAAAGCACTAATTATCCGTGGAAATAAGAGGTAGATAAAAAATGAAACTGAGAAGATCAATGCTGTTCGTTCCCGCAACCAAACCGGGGCCTATGCGGGACGCTTATGTGTATAAACCGGATTCGGTGATGTTTGATTTGGAAGATTCGGTAGCAATTACCGAAAAAGATTCCGCAAGAATTCTATTTTACAATATGATGAAAAAATTCGGCTCTTTTTACAAAGAACTCGGAATAGAAACCGTAGTTAGAATAAACGCCTTGGATACGGAATTCGGCATAGAAGATTTGGAGGCTGCCGTAAGAGCCGGAGTAGAGGTAATAAGAATACCCAAAACCGACTGTGCTGAAGATGTAAAAACGGTAGAAGCGCATATCGAAAGAATTGAAAAGGCTGCGGGTATTCCCGTAGGTACTACCAAGATAATGGCTGCAATAGAAAGCCCGCTTGGAGCGTTAAACGCCTTGGAAATTGCAAGGTCTTCTTCCCGACTGATAGGTATGGCCTTGGGCGGCGAAGACTACGTTACAAATTTAAAAACAACTCGTTCGGAAAGCGGTATAGAAATAATGACGGGCAGAGCAATGATAGTAATGGCTGCCAGAGCTGCCGGTATTGCGGCATTGGACTCGGTGTATTCCGATATTGAAAACGAAGAAGGTTTTATAAAAGAAGCCTCTATGATTAAACAAATGGGCTTTGACGGTAAATCGCTTATACACCCTGCACAAATAGAGCTCATTCATCAAATATATACCCCTGATGAAGCCTTAGTAAAAAAATCGCTTAAAATTATAAGAGCTAAAGAAGAAGCGTTAAAAGAAGGTAAGGGCGTTTTTACCGTTGACGGAAAAATGATAGACAAGCCCATTATTGAAAGAGCCGAGCATATCTTAAATTTAGCGGCAGCCTCCGGGCTCAAACCGGAAGAGGAGGACATTTAAAGTGAAAGAAAAAAGAGTAGATAAAAAATTGCTTTCTTCAATAAAAGGATATGAAAACAGACAGGCCTATGTTTCGCCGTTCGCTTTTCAACCTGAAGGAACAATGGAGGAAGGAAAGACTTTAAAAGACCGTGTAAGAAGATGTAAGGTGGTTGAAACAATTGAAGAAGCCGTTAAAAAAACCGGTTTAAAAAACGGAATGACGATTTCATTTCACCATCACTTTAGAGACGGCGATAAGGTTCTTCCCATGGTAATGAATGTTCTTGCAAAAATGGGTTTTAAAGATTTGAGAGTTGCCGCCAGTTCTTTTACCGCAGCCCACGAATGTATGGTAGAACACATCGAAAACGGAGTCGTAAACAGAATAGAGTCAAGCGGTGTCCGCGGAAAACTTGCAGAAGCAGTATCAAACGGAATATTGGCTTCCCCTGCCGTTATCCGCTCTCACGGGGGGCGTGCAAGAGCCATTGTAGAAGGCGATTTAAAAATAGACGTTGCTTTTTTAGGCGTTCCGTCTTCGGATTGTATGGGCAATGCAAACGGAGTTGTAGGTAAATCCGTTTGCGGTTCTTTAGGTTATGCAATGGTGGATGCCCGTTATGCGGAAAAGGTTATTCTTATTACGGATTGCCTTGTCGATTATCCCAATAATCCTATAAGCATACCGCAGACGGATGTGGATTTTGTAGTTAAGGTAGATGAAATAGGAGATTCCGAAGGTATTATGTCGGGAGCGACACGGTTTACAAAAAATCCGAAAGAAATATTGATAGCTAAAAATGCCGTAAAAGCTATGACGGCTTCAGGATACTTTACCGACGGATTTTCCATGCAAACCGGTTCGGGCGGAGCGGCTTTAGCGGTAACACGTTTCATAAAAGAAGAAATGTTAAAAAGAAACATTAAATGCAGCTACGCCTTAGGCGGAATAACCGCCGCTTTTGCCGAATTATTGGAAGAAGGATTGGTTAAAGAAATTTTCGACGTTCAGGATTTCGATTTGGGCGGAGTGGAATCCCTTACAAAAAATCCCGGCCATAAAGAAATAAGTGCCGATTTTTATGCAAGCCCCTTTAATAAATCGGCGGCTGTAAATAAATTGGATTTTGTCGTTTTAAGCGCATTGGAAATAGACAGGGATTTTAACGTAAATGTAATTTCAGGTTCCAACGGGGTAATTAGAGCCGCTTCGGGAGGACACTCCGATGCCGCAGCCTGTGCAAAAATGTCTATAATAGTCGCCCCTCTTTTAAGAGGCAGGCTTCCTATAGTTATCGACCGGGTAACTACAATTGTTACTCCGGGAGAAACCGTAGATGTTCTTGTAACGGAATTGGGAATAACCGTAAACCCTTTGCGTGAAGACTTAAAGACTAATTTTAAAAAAGCCGGTATAGAACTTATCGAAATGGACGAGCTTATCGAAAGAGCGAAATTTCTTACGGGAGAATCCGAAGCGATAGAATTCTCCGATGAGGTTGTTGCCGTAGTGGAGTACCGAGACGGTTCCGTTATCGATGTAATTAAAAAAGTAAAACAATAAAATTTTATATCCGCACTGCAATTCGTTTAGAGGATTTCAGTGCGGATTAAATTGCCGTAGGTTTTAACTTTTTGCGTACTTTTGTATTTTTTTCCAAAGAAGGATAACCGCAATAAACATAACAATATCCCCCGATATTGAAAGCGTCGCTCCTTCCCGGGAAAAACCAGCTTCGATATCGCTTGCATCGAATGTCATTTCTCCCGCCGTTAAGTCGGATATAATACCTAAAAATAAATTGTTAAGCGAATGTAAAATAATTCCCGCTTCCATGCCTCCCGTAATATAAATTAAAGCGCACCAAAGTATTGCGGAAACAAACAGCTCAAGTCCCACCCAAATATTTGCGGGGAAGTGGGCAATTGAGAACAAAAGTGAAAGAGTAAAAGACATCAATATCCATGCGGTATTTTTGTTTTTAAACATAATACCGAAAACCTGTAAACCCCAACCGCGAAAAAGCATTTCTTCTCCCGCACACTGAAGAGGAGTAAAAAGCAGGGTAAGAAAAACCGCAAAAAGAGTTGACTTTGAAAAAATAAACTCGGGTATGCCGTCCAAAAAGGTTTGTCCTATTATACAAACCGCAGCTATCGGCGTTAAAACCGCAAGGCATATAAAAAACCAAGATAAGCGGAATTTACCGAATACCGATATTAAATTTCCGGCCTTTTTTTTAAAGACTATTTTATTTGTAATCATACCTGTAGGAAATAACAAGAATAAAATAATATCGGTAAATTTATCCGAAAATGGAAAGTCTTCAGTATCGAAATTTAAAAATTGTGAAAAGGTATTTGAATTTCCGCTTATTTTTAATATAACCTCAATTATAATAAAAAAAATTGCAATCAGTATAAAGTAAACAAGTATATAAGCCGAAAGCGCCGCAACAACTCTTTTTTTTGAAAAGCCTTCGCTTTGTAAAAGCTGAATATAATCGGGCTTTAATTTAAGATTATACCCGTTTAAAGATTTTTCAGGCATATAGCTTCTCCGTAATTTTTATTTTGCAATTATATATTTTTTATTTGCGGCTGTAAACGGGAGCGGGAGGGAGGCCTTTTTATATTTTTTTTAAGTCTTCGGTTTAAGTTATTAAAAAAATTATCTATTAGCTTGAATATTATTTTTATTTTATGTAAAATAATTTTCGATTATTCTTAATATACGAAGCGTTTCAAAAAAGCGCTGCGGCATCGGGCAATAGCATTCGATATTCCGGTATTTAAGATAAATCTTTATCGGGTTCGACTCCCGCTATACATACCTTTAAGTATGGAATTTCACGGTTGAAAGATATTGGGAAAGCCGGTCTCTTTTAAAACGGACCTCTTTTAAGCGGCTAATCGGTTTTCGGCACTTATGCGGAATTTTCCGAATAATGCAAATCGGTAACGGGCTTTGAATTGCGGCGGATACCGAAATTGTTTACATCATTTGCATATTTTATACCGTGCCGGAAATGTGCCGGTTGCATTGTAACCGGTTACGGCGTTTCGGCTATGCCGTAAAATAAAAATAATGTTTGTAAATATTTCTTAAGCCGAAATCCGCCCCGCTTCGGTGAAAACCTGTTGCCGCTTTTTATTGACACTGCCGGCTTGCTTTTAGGCAAAAGCCGTTTATTATGGAGGAGCAGTATGCGTATACAATATGATGAAAGAGCCTTATTATTTAAACACGGAAAATTTATAAAATTGCTGGGGCCTTGCTTTTTTTTAAATTTAAAAAACTACAAAATAGAAAAACATTCCGTTTACGAAGAGCTGTGCACGAATGCCGATAAAACAACTCTTTTACTTAATAAAGACTTTACGGAACAAGTCGAATTTGTTGAATTACAGGATAATAACATCGCCTTATATTTTGATGACGGAATTTTTAAAGATGTATTGACGGCAGGTAAACATATTTTTTGGAAAAATAATCACAAAAAAGAATTTATAACTGCGGATTTAAACAATCCCTGTATCGACACCGGAATAATAAGTGAAGAAGTTATAAACAGTAATTTTTTACAAGATTATATTATACGCGAAACGGTGGAGTCTTACGAAAAAGGCCTTTTATTCATAGATAAAACTTTTATCAAAATACTTGAGGCCGGCTCTTATTATTTTTGGAAAGGAAGCAAACTCGTAAATATCATTAAAGCGGATATGCGCTCCCGTCAAATTGAAATTTCAGGACAGGAAATACTTACAAAGGACAAAATTTCTCTTAGATTAAATTTTGTTTGTCAATATAAAATCGCAGACCCTATAAAAGCCTTAGCCGAAACGGAAGACTATGAAAGTCAGCTTTATACCTGCTTACAGCTTGCTTTACGCGAATACATAGGAACTATGACATTTGATGAATTGCTTGAGAAAAAAGAAGAAGTCAACAAGTTTGTAATAAATATACTTAAAACGCATGAAGAAAAACTCGGAGTAACGATTATCTTTTCAGGATTAAAAGATATTATTCTGCCGGGTGAAATACGCGACATCATCAACCAAGTTTTAATTGCGGAAAAAAAAGCTCAGGCAAATGTTATTACCCGCAGGGAAGAAACCGCTTCTACGCGAAGCCTTCTTAACACTGCAAAACTGATGGAAGAAAATTCGCTTTTATTAAAATTAAAAGAGCTTGAATATATAGACAAAATAAGCGAAAAGATAAACCAAATATCCGTAACGGGCGGCGGACAGATACTCGACCAATTAAAAGAAATCTTTACCGGTAAACTGTAATATAAAGACAAAATATATATTTTCTCCGATTGTCATAATTCTTTTTTTTTGTTATTATACTCCGAATATTATTTTTAAGGAGTAATTAGCTAATCTTATGGACGACAACTCGACAAATCAGAGAAAAAAAGGCGGGTTTTTCAGAACCCTTTTTCGCGGAATAAATTTTATCCGATTACTTATAATTAACATTGTATTCTTTCTTTTCTTTTTCAGCTTTATGGGAATAATGGGCTCGGTGCCTTCACCTCAAAAAAAGACCTTTTCACGCATTATAGAAAATACGGTTTTAAGGGTTGCTCCGGTAGGCGTGGCAGCGGAAACCGAAGGCGATTTTTTCCCTTTTACATCTATAGGTCTTTATAAAAATTCCGTTGTTTTAATAAGCGATTTAACAAAGGCAATTAAAAATGCGGCTTACGACAGACGGGTAACCTCGCTCTATTTGGATTTTTCGGAACTGTCGGGCCTTTCTTCGGGACACTTGGCGGAATTAGGCGGTGCAATTTCGGAGTTTAAAAAATCGGGCAAAAAGATTTATGCTTATTCCGTAAATTACGGAACATCTTCATTTTATCTTGCATCTTATGCCGACAGAATCGGAATCGACCCTTTAGGAGAAATCTCGTTTGCAGGGTTTAAATCCCGTCCCGTTTTTTACAAGGGTTTGGAAGATAAATTCGGCATTAAGTGGAATGTTTTACAGGCTGGGAAATATAAGGGTATGGCGGAAACCTATTCCCGCGAAAACCTTTCGGAAAATGTCCGCTCGAATTTAAAATCGGCATTTGACGCTTTATGGAATAAATACGTTTCCGATATTTCGGGCAATTTAAACATTGCTCCCGAAAAAATTAAAAACTTTGCGGAGCATAATTTCGCTATTGTAAAAAAGTACTCGGGAGATACCGCACGGGCGGCCTTGGAAGAAGGGCTTGTTACCGATATTGCTTCGGTAGACGAATTTGCGGTAAAAATCGGTTTTGCGGACGGTGAGACCTTTATGTCTTCGGTAAATACAATAAGTTACGGCGATTATAATTTAAACTTTACCGAAATACCGTCAAAGAATTCGGTAGCCGTTATTTACTTAAACGGAGCTATTACGGGCTCTTCCAAAAATACACAGGAAGCGGCGGTAAGCTCAAAGCTGATTGAACTTTTCGATATGGCTCAAGATGACCCGTCCGTTAAAGCGATTGTTCTCCGTATCGACTCCGGAGGAGGCGAGGTTTTCGCTTCCGAAGAAATACGCAGAGCAATCGAAAGAGCAAAAAAATCGGGCTTACCGGTTGTAGTTTCTATGGGTTCGGTAGCGGCCTCGGGCGCATACTGGATTTCCTCTTCCGCCGATTATATCTTTGCAAGTCCGTATACAATTACAGGTTCAATCGGCGTATTGGGTACGGCACCCTCGTTTCAAACCGCATTGAAAAAACATCTGGGAATTACCGCCGATTTGGTGTATGCGGGGCAAAAACCGGGCCATTCCATTTTTGAAGACCCCTCCGTCGAAGAACTTGATGCAAGGCAGCTTGAAATTATGCATATTTACGAAACCTTTATACAAACCGTTTCTTCAGGCAGGAACATACCCGTTGAAACTGTAGCGGACTTGGCAGGCGGCAAAATTTATTCCGGCGAACAGGCATTAAAGCTGAAACTTGTAGACGAGCTGGGTTCTTTTAATGACGCCGCTTCTTATGCCGCAAAACTTGCAAACATTCAAGGCGGTTTTTCTATAAAACCGATAAAAAAATCTCTTACGCTTACACAGGAAGTTATAAAAAATTTTTTAAACGGTGCCGACAGCTCCGTATTAAAACAACTTGGCTTTGCCGATTTATATGCGGCGTTTGAATTTTTAACGCTTAATTCCGAAAAAGGCATTTATCTTTATATGCCCGAAAGACTTATCTGGGAAAAATAAGAGGTGAAAAAATGGCTATAAACTGCGGAATTGTCGGGTTACCCAATGTAGGTAAATCGACCATATTTTCGGCATTAACAAACGCTCCTGCGGAAGCCGCCAATTATCCGTTTTGCACAATTAACCCCAATATAGGAATTGTAAATTTGCCCGATAAAAGGCTGAAACTCTTGGCGGAACATTTTAACCCCAAGCGTGTTATACCGGCAGCCGTAGAATTTGTCGATATTGCGGGCCTTGTAAAGGGTGCCTCCAAAGGCGAAGGATTGGGCAATCAATTTTTATCGCACATACGGGAGGTGGGAGTTATAGCCCACGTTGTCCGCTGTTTTGATAATGACGATATAGTCCACGTTGCCGGAAAAATAGACCCTGTTGCCGATATAGAAACCATTAACATTGAACTTGCCCTTGCCGACTTGGCGAGTTTGGATAAGCGTACCGAAAGAGCGGAAAAAGCTATGCGCATGAGTAAAGAAGCTCAAAAAGAAGCGGCGGTCGTTATAAAGGCAATCGAAAAAATACGGCCTCTTTTACAGGACGGAAAGGGCGCCCGCTTAGCCGATTTAACCGATGAAGAAAAAGATGCAATATACGACACACATTTAATTACAATGAAGCCTCAAATGTATGTCTGCAATGTTGATGAAAACGGAATGACCGGCGATAATGAATACGTACGGGCGGTAAAAAAAATTGCGGAAGCCGAAGGTGCGGACGTTGTAATAATTTGCGGTAAATTCGAAGCGGAACTTTCCGATTTGGAAAGCGAAGAAGAGCGCCTTACATTTTTAGCCGAAGCGGGCTTGGAAGAATCGGGCCTTTCGCAGCTTGCAAGGGCCGCCTATAATTTAATCGGGCTTAGAACCTTTTTTACCGCAGGAGAAGATGAATGCCGGGCTTGGACAATACATGCAGGAGATACCGCCCCTAAGGCTGCCGGAGTAATTCATACCGATTTTGAACGCGGATTTATAAAAGCGGAAGTTTACGGGTTTGACGACTTTGTAAAATACGGCTCGGAACAAAAAATAAAAGAAGCGGGCCGCTACCGCCAAGAAGGCAAGGCCTACACAGTACGGGACGGAGATATTATATTTTTTAAATTTAACGTATAAGCCGGATTAAAATACTTAAAGATACCGCAATTATTTTTAATTTCGGTATCTTAAGCCTTGACAAAATCTGCCTTGCTTTTTATAATGTTTACTATGGTACAAAAAGATATTTATTTAGAAAAAAATTTAAATACTTACTCAAAAACCCCTAGACAAAAAGTGGGAAAATATCGTATAGTCCCCCCCCCCCCTCTATATCAAAACAACACAGTCTATAAATTAACTGAAAACATAGATATTTTTCTTTTTAATAATAAACGCATAAGACGCTTTTTTTACTTTGTCTTATGCGTTTTTTTATATATTTACCTCTTTAAAAATAAATCGACATTTTTATTTTTTAATTTTTTAAAGCGGTTTAACCCCTTGAGTTTTTACGGGGCAATCGGTGCAGCGTCTTTCGAATATATCGGAGCTTACAAATATAGGAAAAAGCCGGCGGGCATAAACGCAAGGAGAAAAAAATGAAACAAAGTAAAAGAAAATCTTTTGTTGGAGCGGTAATTTTTACTGCATTGGTATTGGTTGCCGGACTTTTGGCAGGCTGCCCGAATGGTGCGCCTAAAAATACTAACACAAGTAATACAGGTAACACAGGCAATGCGGGTAGCACAGGCAACACAAGCAATGAAAATCAGAATAGTATTTTTAAACTTTACTATGGTACCATAGCCGGGTATACGTGCAAAAAAGAAGAACTTCCTTCCGTTATGGTAATACCGCATAAAGTAAGGGGTTGGGCTATTACAGGAATAGGCCAGAGAGTTTTTGAAAACTGTACGGGCATAACAAGCTTAGACCTATCCGCCTGTACAGCCCTTTTTCAAATAGGCCATACAGCTTTTTCAGGCTGTACGGGCTTAACAAATGTGGACTTATCTGCCTGCACACTTCTTACCGCAATGAGTTATGACGTTTTTTGCGGTTGTACAAATGCAGAAATAAAACTGCCTGAAAGCATAACCCTTATACTCGGTCATCCTTTTGGAAGCAAAGAAGATGATTTTTGCAAAAAAGTTCTTATAAAATCGGGTCCGAATTTTGAAAGAATAAAGGAGCTTTTAGTAGAGTCAGGCTATCCTGAAGAAAGAATCGGACAGTATTGATTAACCCCTGCTGCCGTTTTAAAGACAAGTTTTTTAAAAGCGGCAGGTGTATAATCCTATCTTTATTAATCCTATGCTTTTTTAAGCTCTCAAAAAAGCATAGGGTGGAAGTAACTGAACTCATCTATGTTTATTTTTCCTTATTTTTAACTTTTACAGATGCGAATCCGCTCGGAAGCGCCGCTTTATTATTCCTCCTTTTTTTGCTATACTTATTTATTATGGAAATATCATTGCAAAATATTAAAAATTTATCCGTTACGGTCATGGGCTTAGGCTTAAACGGAGGCGGCTCTGCAACCGCCGATTTTTTTGCACGGCATGGTGCAAGGGTAACGGTTACCGATTTAAAGCGGGCGGAAGAATTGGCTCCTTCAATCGAAAAGTTAAAAAAGTTCCCGAACATACGCTTTATATTGGGTGAACACCGCATTGACGATTTTAAAAATGCCGATGTTGTAATTAAAAATCCGGGAGTTAAACTTGAAGGGAATAAATATTTACAGGAAGCAAAACAAATCGAATCCGACATTTCCGTTTTTCTTGCAATGTCAAAGGCTCCTATTTTAGCGGTAACGGGCAGTAAAGGAAAATCGTCTACCGTGAGCGCTCTTTACTACGGTTTAAAAAAACTTAAGTTTAATGCTTTTTTAGGCGGAAATATTACGGTAAGCCCCCTTTCA is drawn from Treponema pedis and contains these coding sequences:
- the citD gene encoding citrate lyase acyl carrier protein → MELKLTACAGSTEKSDILISVEPCERGIELSLTSKVMGQFGENIRKTVLETLEKMSVKNAKVVADDNGAIEAVIESRVQTAVLRSCESTNYPWK
- a CDS encoding aldolase/citrate lyase family protein; protein product: MKLRRSMLFVPATKPGPMRDAYVYKPDSVMFDLEDSVAITEKDSARILFYNMMKKFGSFYKELGIETVVRINALDTEFGIEDLEAAVRAGVEVIRIPKTDCAEDVKTVEAHIERIEKAAGIPVGTTKIMAAIESPLGALNALEIARSSSRLIGMALGGEDYVTNLKTTRSESGIEIMTGRAMIVMAARAAGIAALDSVYSDIENEEGFIKEASMIKQMGFDGKSLIHPAQIELIHQIYTPDEALVKKSLKIIRAKEEALKEGKGVFTVDGKMIDKPIIERAEHILNLAAASGLKPEEEDI
- the citF gene encoding citrate lyase subunit alpha, whose translation is MKEKRVDKKLLSSIKGYENRQAYVSPFAFQPEGTMEEGKTLKDRVRRCKVVETIEEAVKKTGLKNGMTISFHHHFRDGDKVLPMVMNVLAKMGFKDLRVAASSFTAAHECMVEHIENGVVNRIESSGVRGKLAEAVSNGILASPAVIRSHGGRARAIVEGDLKIDVAFLGVPSSDCMGNANGVVGKSVCGSLGYAMVDARYAEKVILITDCLVDYPNNPISIPQTDVDFVVKVDEIGDSEGIMSGATRFTKNPKEILIAKNAVKAMTASGYFTDGFSMQTGSGGAALAVTRFIKEEMLKRNIKCSYALGGITAAFAELLEEGLVKEIFDVQDFDLGGVESLTKNPGHKEISADFYASPFNKSAAVNKLDFVVLSALEIDRDFNVNVISGSNGVIRAASGGHSDAAACAKMSIIVAPLLRGRLPIVIDRVTTIVTPGETVDVLVTELGITVNPLREDLKTNFKKAGIELIEMDELIERAKFLTGESEAIEFSDEVVAVVEYRDGSVIDVIKKVKQ
- a CDS encoding CPBP family intramembrane glutamic endopeptidase, which gives rise to MPEKSLNGYNLKLKPDYIQLLQSEGFSKKRVVAALSAYILVYFILIAIFFIIIEVILKISGNSNTFSQFLNFDTEDFPFSDKFTDIILFLLFPTGMITNKIVFKKKAGNLISVFGKFRLSWFFICLAVLTPIAAVCIIGQTFLDGIPEFIFSKSTLFAVFLTLLFTPLQCAGEEMLFRGWGLQVFGIMFKNKNTAWILMSFTLSLLFSIAHFPANIWVGLELFVSAILWCALIYITGGMEAGIILHSLNNLFLGIISDLTAGEMTFDASDIEAGFSREGATLSISGDIVMFIAVILLWKKIQKYAKS
- a CDS encoding slipin family protein, which translates into the protein MRIQYDERALLFKHGKFIKLLGPCFFLNLKNYKIEKHSVYEELCTNADKTTLLLNKDFTEQVEFVELQDNNIALYFDDGIFKDVLTAGKHIFWKNNHKKEFITADLNNPCIDTGIISEEVINSNFLQDYIIRETVESYEKGLLFIDKTFIKILEAGSYYFWKGSKLVNIIKADMRSRQIEISGQEILTKDKISLRLNFVCQYKIADPIKALAETEDYESQLYTCLQLALREYIGTMTFDELLEKKEEVNKFVINILKTHEEKLGVTIIFSGLKDIILPGEIRDIINQVLIAEKKAQANVITRREETASTRSLLNTAKLMEENSLLLKLKELEYIDKISEKINQISVTGGGQILDQLKEIFTGKL
- the sppA gene encoding signal peptide peptidase SppA encodes the protein MDDNSTNQRKKGGFFRTLFRGINFIRLLIINIVFFLFFFSFMGIMGSVPSPQKKTFSRIIENTVLRVAPVGVAAETEGDFFPFTSIGLYKNSVVLISDLTKAIKNAAYDRRVTSLYLDFSELSGLSSGHLAELGGAISEFKKSGKKIYAYSVNYGTSSFYLASYADRIGIDPLGEISFAGFKSRPVFYKGLEDKFGIKWNVLQAGKYKGMAETYSRENLSENVRSNLKSAFDALWNKYVSDISGNLNIAPEKIKNFAEHNFAIVKKYSGDTARAALEEGLVTDIASVDEFAVKIGFADGETFMSSVNTISYGDYNLNFTEIPSKNSVAVIYLNGAITGSSKNTQEAAVSSKLIELFDMAQDDPSVKAIVLRIDSGGGEVFASEEIRRAIERAKKSGLPVVVSMGSVAASGAYWISSSADYIFASPYTITGSIGVLGTAPSFQTALKKHLGITADLVYAGQKPGHSIFEDPSVEELDARQLEIMHIYETFIQTVSSGRNIPVETVADLAGGKIYSGEQALKLKLVDELGSFNDAASYAAKLANIQGGFSIKPIKKSLTLTQEVIKNFLNGADSSVLKQLGFADLYAAFEFLTLNSEKGIYLYMPERLIWEK
- the ychF gene encoding redox-regulated ATPase YchF — protein: MAINCGIVGLPNVGKSTIFSALTNAPAEAANYPFCTINPNIGIVNLPDKRLKLLAEHFNPKRVIPAAVEFVDIAGLVKGASKGEGLGNQFLSHIREVGVIAHVVRCFDNDDIVHVAGKIDPVADIETINIELALADLASLDKRTERAEKAMRMSKEAQKEAAVVIKAIEKIRPLLQDGKGARLADLTDEEKDAIYDTHLITMKPQMYVCNVDENGMTGDNEYVRAVKKIAEAEGADVVIICGKFEAELSDLESEEERLTFLAEAGLEESGLSQLARAAYNLIGLRTFFTAGEDECRAWTIHAGDTAPKAAGVIHTDFERGFIKAEVYGFDDFVKYGSEQKIKEAGRYRQEGKAYTVRDGDIIFFKFNV
- a CDS encoding leucine-rich repeat protein; its protein translation is MKQSKRKSFVGAVIFTALVLVAGLLAGCPNGAPKNTNTSNTGNTGNAGSTGNTSNENQNSIFKLYYGTIAGYTCKKEELPSVMVIPHKVRGWAITGIGQRVFENCTGITSLDLSACTALFQIGHTAFSGCTGLTNVDLSACTLLTAMSYDVFCGCTNAEIKLPESITLILGHPFGSKEDDFCKKVLIKSGPNFERIKELLVESGYPEERIGQY